The Burkholderiales bacterium JOSHI_001 genomic sequence AGGGCGCGCAGGGCGCCTGAGTTCATCGCCGCCAGGCTGTCGGTGGCCAGCGCCGCGGCCTGGGTGGCCGTGAAGGCCACTGCCTGTGCCGTGGCCAGGCCGGCCAGCTGCGCACTGGTGAGCGCGGCCATGGCTTCGGTGTCCAGCCCCGCCACCTGCGTGGAGGTGAAGGCGGCCACCTGGGCGGTGGTGAAGGCGGCCACCTGCGTGGTGTCCAGCGCGCCGATCTGATCGCTGGCGAAGGCCCGCACCTGCGAGGTGTTCAGCGCGCGCAGGTCGGCGCTTTCCAGCGCGGCCATCTGGGCGCTGTTGAAGGCGGCCAGCTGCGCGTTGGTGAAGGCGCCCATCTGGGCCGTGCCCAGGGCCACGATGGCTTCGCTGTCCAGGCCGGCCAGCTGGGTGCTGCCGAGGGCGGCCACTTGTGCTGTGCTCAGGGCGGCCACCTGGTCGGTGCTCAGCGCGTCGAACTGGGCGCTGGACAGCGCGCGCAGCTGGGCGCTGCCCAGGGCGCGCAGGTCGGCGGTCTGGATGGCCGCCAGCTGTTCGGTGTCCAGTGCGGCCATCTGCGCGGTGGTGAGGGTGGCCACCTGGGCGCTGGTCAGCGCCACGATCTGGTCGCTGGACAGCGCGGCGGCGGCGGCGGTGGACAGCGACGCCAGCTTCAGCGCGGCAATGTCGCCGGTCTCGATCGCCAGTGCCTGGGCGGTGGTGAGCACGCCCACCTGGGCGGCGGTCAGCGCACCCACCTGGTCGCTGCTCAACGCGGCCAGGGCGTCGGTGGTCAGGTGGGTCACCTGGTTGGTGGCCAGCGCGGCCAGTTGCGTGGCCGTGAAGGCCGGCGCCTGCACGCTGGTGAAGGCGGCGACCTGGTCGCTGCCCAGCGCGGCCAGTTGCGTGCCGGTCAGCGCCCGCAGGTCGGCGGTTTCGATCGCGGCCACCTGCTCGGTGCCCAGCGCGGCCACCTGCTGCGTGGTGAGCGCGCCCACCTGGGCGCTGCTGAACTGGGCCACCTGGTCGGTGCCGAGTGCGGCCAGCGCGCCGGTGCTCAGGCTGCGCAGCGCGGCGGTGGTGATGGAGGCAATGTGGCTGCTGGCCAGCGCCGCGGCCTGCGCGGTGCTGAGGGCGGCGGTCTGCTGCGTGGTCAGTGCGGCCAGCTGGGTGCCGTTCAGCGTGGCGATGGCTTCGGTGTCCAGCCCGGCCACTTGCGTGCTGGCCAGCGCGGCCAGTTGGGTGGCGCTGAGCTGGGCCACCTGGGCGCTGCTGAAGGCGTCCATCTGCGCGCTGGTCAGGGCGCGCAGTTGCGCGCCGGTGAGCGAGGCCACGTCGGCGGTCTCCATCGCGGCCAGCTGGTCGGTGGACAGGGCCGCGGCCTGGGCCGTGGTCAGGGCGGCCAGCTGGCTGCCCGACAGCGCGGCGATGGCCTCGCTGTCCAGGCCGGCCAATTGCGCGGTGGACAGGCCGGCCACCTGGGCGACGGTCAGGGCCGCCACCTGGGCGCTGGTCAGGGCGTCGATCTGGGCCGAATCCAGCGCGGCCAGCTGGACCGTGGCCAGCGCGCGCAGGTCGCCGGTCTGCATGGCGGCCAGCTGTTCGGTGGTGAGCACGTCCACCTGGGCGGTGGTCAGGGCGGCGACCTGGGCGCTGCTCAGCGCCACGACCTGGTCGCTGCTCAGCGCGGCCACGGCGGCGTTGGACAGGGCCTTGATGGCGTTGGTGGACAGCGCGGCCAGGTCGGCGGCCGAGATGGCCTGGGCCTGGTCGCTGGACAGGGCGGCGGCCTGCAGCGTGGTGAAGGCGCCGATCTGGCTGCTGTCCAGCGCGGCCATGGCTTCGGTGTCCAGGCCGGCGATCTGCAGCGTGCCGAGGGCGGCCACCTGGCCGGTGGTGAGCGATGCCACCTGGGCGCTGGTCAGGGCGTCCACCTGGGCCGAGCTGAAAGCGCGCAGCTGGGCGCCGGTCAGGGTGCGCAGGTCGGCGGTCTGCAGCGCCACCATCTGGTCGGTGCTCAGGCTGGGCAGCTGGGCGGTGGTGAGCGAAGCCACCTGGGCGCTGGTCAGCGCCACGATGGCATCGGTGTCCAGGCCAGCCAGCTGGGTGCTGGCCAGGCCGGCCACCTGCGCGGTGGTGAGCGAGGCCACCTGGGCGGTGGTGAAGGCGTCGAACTGGTCGCTGCCCATGGCGCGCAGCTGGGTGCTGCTCAGGGCGCGCAGGTCCGCGGTCTCCAGGGCGGCCAGCTGGTCGCTGGTGAGCGCGGCCACCTGCAGCGTGGTCAGGGCGGCGGCCTGGGCCGTGCTCATGGCCACGATCTGGTCGGTGCCCAGGGCGGCGATGGCGGCGGTGGACAAAAGGCGCAGCGCGGTGGTGGACAGCGCGGTGATGTCACCCGACGCGCTGGAGCCCAGGGCGGCCACCTGGTCGGACGTCATCGACGCGGTCTGCGCGCTGGTGAGCGCGGCCACCTGGGCGGTGGTCAGCGCGGTGATGGCGGCGGTGTCCAGGCCGGCGATCTGGGCCGTGCCCAGGCCCGCGATCTGGACGGTGCTGAGGTTGGACACCTGGGCCGTGGTCAGCGCGTCGATCTGGGCCGAGTCCATCGCGTTCAGCTGGGCGGTGCCCATGGCGCGCAGGTCGGCGGTCTGGATCGCGGCCACCTGGTCGGTGGACAGTGCGGCCACCTGGTTGTTCGCCAGCGACGCCACCTGGGCGCTGGTGAGCGCCACCACCTGGTCGCTGCTCAGGCCGGCGATGGCGGCGGTGGACAGCGCGCGCAGCGCGGTGCTGGTCATCGAGCCGATGGCGGCGGTGGACAGTGCGGCGGCCTGCTCGGTGCTCAGGGCCACGGTCTGCGTGCTGGTGAGCGCGGCCACCTGCGCGCCGGACAGCGCGCCCATGGCTTCGGTGTCCAGGCCGGCCAGTTGCGCCGTGCCCAGGGTGCCCAGGCGCACGGCGGCCAGCGACGCCACCTGGTCGCTGGTCAGGGCGTCGAACTGGGCCGAGTCCAGCGCGTTCAGCTGGGTGCTGCTCATGGCGCGCAGGTCGGCGGTTTCAAGGGCCGCCACCTGCTCGCTGGTCAGCACGTGCATTTGGGCGGTGCTCAGGGCACCGGCCTGCAGCGTGCTCAGCGCTTCGATCTGGTCGCTGGTCAGCGCGGCCGTGGCGGCGGTGCTCAGCGCGCGCAGCGCGTTGGTGCTCAGGGCGCCGATGTCGCGGGTTTCGATCGCGGCCACCTGTTCGGTGGTCAGCGCGGCGGCTTGCGTGGTGCTGAGCGCGCCCACCTGCAGGCTGGTCAGCGCGGCGATGGCTTCGGTGTCCAGCCCGGCCAGCTGGGCCGTGGTCAGGGCGGCAATCTGCGGGTTGCCCAGCGCGGCCACCTGGGCGGTGGTCAGGGCGTCGATCTGGGCGCTGGAGAAGGCCGTCACCTGCGCGGTGTTCAGCCCCGCCAGGTCGGCGGTTTCGATCGCGGCCACCTGTTCCGTGGTCAGCGCGGCGATCTGCGCCGTGGTCAGCGAACGCAGCTGCAGTCCCGACAGGGCGGCGATCTGGGCCGTGTCCATCGCCGCGATGGCGGCGGTGCTCAGCGCCTTCAGCGCGTTGGTCGACAGCCCGGCCAGGTCGGCGGTTTCCATCGCGGCCACCTGGTCGCTGGACAGCGCGGCGGCCTGTTGGGTGGTGAAGGCGGCCAGCTGGCCCGAGCTCAAGGCGGCCATGGCGGCCGAACCCAGCCCGGCCAGCTGGGTGGTGCCCAGCGCGGCGATCTGGCCGGTGGCCAGCGCGGCGATCTGGGCCGAATCCAACGCGGCGATCTGGTCGGAATCCAGCGCGCGCAGTTGCGCACTGCCCAGGGCCGCCACCTGGGCGGTAGTGAAGGCGCCCAACTGGTCGGTGCCCAGCGCGGCCACGGCCGCGGTGCTCAGCGAGCGCAGGGCCAGGGTGTTCAGCGCGGCGATGTCGCCAGTTTCGATTGCGGCGACCTGGTTGGACGACAGCGACGCCAGCTGCGTGGCGTTGAGCGCGCCCACCTGGGCGCTGGTCAGGGCGGCCACCGCTTCGGTGTCCAGGCCGGCCAGTTGGGCGCTGCCCAGGCTGCCGATCTGGGCGCTGGTCAGGGCGGCCACCTGCTCGGTGGTCAGCGCGTCGATCTGGGCCGAATCCAGCGCGCGCAATTGCAGGCTGGACAGGGTGCGCAAGTCGGCGCTGTCGATGGCGGCCAGCTGGGCGCTGGTCAGCGCATGCAGCTGGGCGGTGGTGAGCGCGGCCACCTGGGCGCTGGACAGCGCGGCAATGTTCTCGCTGGACAGGCCGGCCGTCTGCACGGTGCTCAGGCCCGCCAGTTGGGCGGTGGACAGCGCGGCGATCTGGGCCGAGTCCAGCGCGGCGAATTGCGCCGAGCTCAAGGCGCGCAGCTGGGCGCTGCCCAGGCCCGCCAGGTCGGCGGTTTCGATCGACGCCAGTTGTTCGGTGGTGAAGGCGGCCACCTGGCCAGTGGTCAGGGCGGCGAGCTGGGCGCTGCCCAGCGCCACCACCTGGTCACTGCCCATCGCCGCCACGGCGGCGGTGGTGAAGGTGCGCAGCGTGGCGGTGCCCAGCGCGGCGATGTCGGCCGAATCAATCGCCGCCACCTGGGCCGAGCTGAGCGAGCCCCCCTGCAGCGCGGTGAGCGCGCCCACCTGGGCGCTGGACAGGGCGGCGATGGCGGCGCTGTCCAGCCCGGCCATCTGGCCGCTGGACACGCTGGCCACCTGCGCGGTGGTGAGGGCGGCCACCTGGTCGGTGCCCAGCGAAGCCAGCTGGTCGCTGGACAGGTTGCGCAGCTGCGCCGCGGTCAGCGCGCGCAGGTCGGCGGTTTCCAGCGCGGCCAGCTGGTCGGACGACAGGGCCGTCACCTGGGCGCTGGTCAGGGCCACCACCTGGGCCGTGCCCAGCGCGGCCACGGCCTCGCTGTCCAGGCCGGCGATCTGGGCGGTGCTCAACGCCGCCACCTGGCCCGTGGCCAGTGCGGCCACCTGGGCACTGGTCAGGGCGTCCACCTGGGCCGAGCTGAAGGCCTGCAGCTGCGTGGCCGACAGGGCGCGCAGGTCGGTGGTCTGCATCGCCGCCACCTGGTCGGACACCAGGGCGTGCAGCTGGGTGGTGGTGAGCGCGGCCACCTGGGCCGTGGTCAGGGCCTGCACCTGGTCGGTGTTCAGGGCCGCGACGGCGTCGCTGGACAGGGACTTCACCGCATTGCTGGACAGCACCGCCACGTTGGTGCTGCTGATGGCCGCCGCCTGGGTGGCCGACAGCGCCGCGGCCTGCGCCGTGGTCAGCACCGCCATCTGCTGTGTGCCCAGGGCGCCGATGGCCTCGGTGTCCAGCCCCGGCAGTTGCGCGGCGGTGAGCGCGGGTACCTGGGCGGTGGTGAGCACGCTCACCTGTTCGGTGGTCAGCGCGTCGATCTGGGCCGAGCTGAAGGCGCGGATCTGGCCGGTGGAAAACAGCACCAGGTCGCGTGTCTCGAAGGCCGCGATCTGGGCCGAATCCAGCACCGACAGGCCCAGGGTCGAAATCGCCCCGATCTGGTTGGTGCCCAGGGCCGCGATCTGGTCGGTGGTGAACGCAGCCCAGTCCGCCGTGCTGAGGGACGAGATCGAGCGCGTGGACAGCGCGGCGATCTGTGCGGTGGACAGGGAAGCAATGATCGAGGGCATGAGGGGCGTTCCTGCGGGTTGTTTCGGGTCGGCCTCCGGCCCCGGAAGGGGCGGGAGACACGCACTTCAGGACGGTTATCGGCGCGTGGACCCCGGCCTTGAGACGCCGGGCGGCCCCGGCGGGCGGGCGGTTCGTGTGAACTGACCGGTGCGAACCGGTCAGTTCGGCGCCGATGCGGCGGCTACAGCGCCAGGCTGAGCTGGTAGGCGCCGGTGGCGCCGCTGGCCCGCCAGACGCGCAGCACCAGCGGCGCGGCGCTGGTGCCGGCGTTGGTGATGGTGAATTGCCGCGTCAGCCCGGCGCTGCCGCTGGCCGACACCACCAGGGCGCCGCTGGCGGTGTAGGCCGCCAGTGAAAAGGCCGAGCTGCTGCCCTGGGTGAGGGTGGCCACCAGCTTGGCGCCTGCAGGCAGGCTGAGCTTGAAGTAGTCGTTGTCGCTGGTGCTGGCGATGCTGCCGCCCACCCGGGCCGGCAGGCTGGCCACGGCCTGGGCGCCACCCAGGCTGTTGTTGGGTTCCTTGTCGGTCACGGCCAGCACGCTGACCACCGGCGTGGGCGTGGGTGTCGGCGTGACCGTGCTGCCCTGCGCGGCGGCCACCGCGGCGTTGGCGTCCACCAGGCCGGCGCCGCAGCCGCTGCAGGCGGCCGGGAAGGCGCGGGCACTGCCCTTCAGCAGCGTGGCCACCTGGTCCGGCGTGAGTGTGGCGTTGCTCGCCAGCATCAGGGCCGCGGTGGCGGCCACCACCGGTGTGGCCATGGACGTGCCCATGTAGGCCGCGTAGCTGTCGGCCCCCGGCGTGCTGCTGCCGGCGTTCAGCGTGGACAGGATGCCGTAGCCGCTGTCGCCGCCCGGCGCGGCCAGGGTGACGGTGGCGCCGCTGTTGGAATAAGACGCCTTGCCGCCGGTCTTGCCAGTGGCGGCCACGACGATGGTGCCGCTGCAGTTGGCCGGCGTGGCGCTGGCCGCGTCGGTGGCGCTGTTGCCAGCGGCCACCACCACCACCGCCCCCTTGGCGCGGGCGGCGTTGATGGCGCTTTGCATCGTCGTGCCGCAGGCGCCGCTGCCGCCCAGCGACAGGTTGATCACCCGCGCCGGCGTGGTGTTCGTGGGCAGCCCGGTCACCGCGTTGCCGGCCGCCCAGGTGATGGCGTCGGCAATGTCGGAGGTGTAGCCGCCGCAGCGGCCCAGCACGCGCAGCGGCAGCAGCTTGGCGCCATGGGCCAGGCCGGCCACGCCGCTGGCGTTGTTGGCCACCGCGGCCACGATGCCGGCCACATGGGTGCCGTGCCAGGAACTGGTGGAGGCGGCCGAGCCGCTGCCGCACTGGCCGGCGCTGGTGAAGTCGCCGGGGTCGCTGGGGTCGGCGTCGCGGCCGTTGCCGTCGCCGGCGATGGCGGTGTCGGTGATGAAGTCGTAACCCGCCAGCAGGTTGGCCTTCAGGTCCGCGTGCGGGCGCACCCCGGTGTCCACCACTGCCACCACCACGCCAGCGCCGCTGCTGCGGTCCCAGGCGGCGGGCGCGCGCACGCCGGCGGTGGTGTCGCTCCAGGCCCATTGCTGGGCGTACAGGCTGTCGTTGGGCACGCCCAGGGTCTGCAGGCGCAGGTCGGGCTCGGCGTATTCGATGTCCGGGTCGCCGGCGCGCAGGCTGGCGGCCAGGGCCAGGGCTTCGTCGTGGCGCAGGGTGCGGTTGGCGCGCAGCACCTGGGCGCCGTTGGCCAGGTCGCGCAGCCGCCCCAGGCTGACGCCCTGGCGGTTGGCCGCCACGCGCAGGGCGTTTTCGGTGCGGGCCGCCGCCGCGGCAGTGGGCAGGGCGCTGGTGCCGGCGCTGCGGTACTTCACGATCAGCCGGTCGGTGGCCTCGGGCCCGGCGTTGGCAGGACGGCCGGCGTCAAAGCGCTGGGCCTGGGCGCTGGCGCCCAGCACCAGCAAGCACGCGGCCAGGGCGGCGCGAAGCGGCAAGGAAAGGGTCTGCATGGAATGCCTCGTTGAATGAGGCCAGTGCGCGAATGCCCACCGGCAACCCCGCTACCGTGGCGCTGCGCGCGCTGTAGGCCGGAGGCTTTGCGTCCCACGCTTTCACGTGGTTTGCGAAATGAAACTGGATGTAATGATAGGGGTGGCGGTGGGCGCGCGGCCTGCCGCTCATCCGCCAGCCCGGGGCTTGTGCGCATTTGTCGGCACAAGTTCTGGCGGCTTCGAACGCTCTGCCACACTGACCCCCCATGCGCCTACCCAACCTGCTGGCCACCCGCCGCGGCCGCCTTGTCGCCTTCTTCTTCCTGTACGTGACCGAAGGCATCCCGCTGGGCTTTGCGGCCACGGCCATCGCCACCCAGCTGCGGCGGCAGGACGTGGGGCCGGCCGAGATCGGCGCCTTCGTGGCGTCTTTCTACCTGCCCTGGGCCTTCAAGTGGGCCTTCGGGCCCGTCATCGACGTGTTCTCGTCCGAACGCCTGGGCCGGCGGCGCGGCTGGATCCTGGGCACGCAGCTCATGCTGATCCTCACCCTGCTGGCCTGCACCACCATCCAGTTGCCAGCGCAACTGGGCCTGCTGACGGCGGTGCTGCTCATCCACAACAGCTTCGGCGCCATGCAGGACGTGGCCATCGACGCATTGGCCGTCACCACCCTGCACCCGGACGAACGCGGTCTGGCCAACGGCATGATGTTCGGCGGCGCGGCCATCGGCCAGGGCATCGGCGGCAGCGGCGTGCTGTTCCTGATGCCGGTGCTGGGCGTGGCCGGCGGCTTCGTCTTCGTGGCGGCCTGCATCGCGCTGGTGACGGTGTTCATCGTGCTGCCGCTGCAGGAGCCGGCCACCCCGCTGGCCGATCGCCGCGAAGGCGGCCTGGGTGCGGCCGTGGCGGCGATGAAGGCCTTCTCGGCCGAGGCCTTCCGCAGCTTCCTGGGCACGCGCGGCGCCTACGTGGGCATGCTGTTCTCGCTGCTGCCGGCCGGCGCCATGGGCCTGGGCCTGGCGCTGCAAAGCAACCTGGCAGTGGAAGTGGGCATGAGCGACGACAGCGTGGCCTGGCTGGCGCTGTGGACCCAGGTGATCAGCGCGGTGTTCATGGTGGTGGGCGGGCAGTTGTCCGACCGCTGGGGCCGCCGCCGCACGCTGGGCGTGTACCTGTCGCTGATGAGCCTGCCGGCGCTGTACATGATGGGCGTGCTGCTGGACCACCAATGGGTGATGCCGGTGCCGCAGAACGCCGCCGAAGGCGCGCGCCGCGTGGCCCCGGCCGCACTGGTGACCGCGGTGTGGGTGGCCACGCTCACCTATTCGGTGGCGCAGGGCCTGATGTATGGCACCCGCTCGGCGCTCCTGATGGACGTGACCAACCCCAAGGTGGCGGCCACCCAGTTCACCGCCTACATGGCGATGATGAACCTGGTCATTTCCTATTCCGCCGCCTGGCAGGGCATCGCGATCGAAACCCTGGGCTACCCCAAGACCCTGCTCATCGACGCCATCACCGGCCTGTTGTGCGTGGCGCTGCTGCCCTGGATCAAGCCCTCGACGGTGAACGAGGACGGCCATGGCGCCGCCCGCGCGCGCCGCACCGCCTGGGTGCTGGCCATCGGCTGCCTGGCCTGGTTGCCCTACCGCAGCGGCCTGTTCAGTGCGGGCGCGGCGGCACCGATGTTCGAGACCCTGTTCACCCTGGTCTTCGTGGCGGCGGCCGTGTTCCTGGCCACGGGGTCCATGGTGCTGGGTGCTGCGGCGGGCCGCCTGGGCCGCCTCGGCCTGTGGCTGGCGCCGCTGCTGCTGGCCATGTACCTGCGCAAGTGGTGGCCGCAGGCCGGCGCGCTGTACCTGCTGGTGCCGGCCCTGGCCGCCGGGGTGCTACTGGCGCAGGCCCGGCAGGCCTGGTCGGGCTTGAAAGGGGCGGGTGCGGTGCCGGCCACGGCCGCCCTGGCCTGAAGCCGGGCGATCCGGGCTCCTGCGGACCTCACGCCTGCGGTGCCCGGCCTTGCCAGCGCCGTGGGCATGCATTATTGTGCGTGCCTATGAACGCCAGCGCCGGTTGAGGCCATGTCCAGCACGATGATGCATCCCGGCGAGCGCCCGCCCCTTGCCACCGACAACGGGCACGAGCCCGAAGAGCGCCATCCCTTCCTGGCCGCCCTGGGCGACCGGGTGCGGTCGCTGCGCTCGCGCCGCGGCATGACCCGCAAGGCCGTGGCCCTGGCGGCCGACGTGTCCGAGCGCCACCTGGCCAACCTGGAATACGGCATCGGCAACCCTTCGGTGCTGGTGCTGCTGCAGGTGGCGGGTGCGCTGCAGTGTTCCTTGGCCGAACTGCTGGGTGACGTCACCACCACGTCCCCCGAATGGCTGCTGCTGCGCGAACTGCTGGAAAACCGCAACGAAGACACGCTGCGCCGGGTGCGCGAAGCGGTGGGCGAACTGCTGGGCACCGGTGGTGCGCATGGGCAGACCCAGGCGCGCAGTTCGCGCGTGGCCCTGGTGGGCCTGCGCGGCGCGGGCAAGAGCACCCTGGGCCAGTTGCTGGCCGACGACCTGGGCTTCCCCTTCGTGGAACTGTCCCGCGAGATCGAGAAGTTCGCCGGCTGCAGCGTGGGCGAGATCCAGGCCCTGTACGGCCAAAGCGCCTACCGCCGCTACGAACGCCGGGCGCTGGAAGAGGCGATCCAGATCTACCCCGAGGCCGTCATCGCCACCCCGGGCGGCCTGGTGTCCGACGCCGCCACCTTCAACCTGCTGCTGGCCCACTGCACCACGGTGTGGCTGAAGGCCAGCGCCGAGGACCACATGCAGCGGGTGCGCGCCCAGGGCGACATGCGCCCCATGGCCGCCAACCCCGAGGCCATGGAAGACCTCAAGGGCATCCTGGCTGGGCGTGCGGCCTTCTACTCCAAGGCGGAGTTCAGCCTGGACACCAGCGCCCAGGCGCTGGAGCCCAGCTTCACGGCCCTGCGCGCGCTGGTGCGCGGCGCCTTGGAACTGCCGGCCTGAAAGACCGGATCGGCGACATGCACTTTCGTGCATGTACTGCTTGACACCGCCCAAGCATGCACTATGATGCCTGTCATCCCAGCCGAACAAATGCACTTTAATTCGTGCCGACAGGAGATTCACCGATGAGCACCGCCCCCCGCGTGGACTACCAGACCGACCCGTCCCGCTACCGCCACTGGAAGCTGAAGTTCGAAGGCCCGGTGGCCACGCTGGCCGCCGACTTCGACGAAAACGCCGGCCTGGCCCCAGGCTACAAGCTGAAGCTCAACAGCTACGACCTGGGCGTGGACATCGAGCTGAACGACGCCATCAACCGCATCCGCTTCGAACACCCCGAGGTGCGCACCGTGGTGCTCACCAGCGCCAAGGACAAGGTGTTCTGCTCGGGCGCCAACATCTTCATGCTGGGCGTGTCCACCCACGCCTGGAAGGTGAACTTCTGCAAGTTCACCAACGAAACCCGCAACGGCTTCGAAGATTCCAGCGCCCACAGCGGCCTGAAGTTCCTGGCCGCGGTGAACGGTGCCTGCGCCGGCGGCGGTTATGAACTGGCCCTGGCCTGCGACGAAATCATCCTGGTGGACGACCGCAGCAGCGCCGTCAGCCTGCCCGAGGTGCCGCTGCTGGGCGTGCTGCCCGGCACCGGCGGCCTGACCCGCGTGACCGACAAGCGTCATGTGCGCCACGACCTGGCCGACATCTTCTGCACCACCAGCGAAGGCGTGCGCGGCCAGAAGGCCAAGGACTGGCGCCTGGTGGACGACATCGCCAAGCCGGCGCAATTCGCCGCGAAGGTGCAGGAGCGCGCGTTGCAATTGGCCGAGAAGAGCGACCGCCCGGCCAACGGCCAAGGCGTGGCGCTGACCCCGCTGAACCGCACGGTGGAAGCCGATTCGCTGCGCTACGGCCACGTCAGCGTCACCATCGACCGCGCCGGCCGCACCGCCACCTTCACCGTGAAGGCGCCGCAGGGCGCGCAGCCGACTGACGTGGCCGGCATTGAAGCCGCGGGTTCCAACTGGTACCCGCTGCAACTGGCGCGCGAACTGGAAGACGCCATCCTGTCCATGCGCACCAATGAGCTGGACACCGGCACCTGGCTGATCAAGACCGAAGGCGACGCCGCGGCCGTGGCCGCGATGGACGCCACGCTGCTGGCCCATAAGAACCACTGGCTGGTGCGTGAAACCATCGGCCTGCTGCGCCGCACCTTCAGCCGCCTGGACGTGTCCAGCCGCAGCCTGTTCGCGCTGATCGAGCCGGGTTCCTGCTTCGTCGGCAGCTTCCTGGAACTGGCGCTGGCCTGCGACCGCAGCTACCAGCTGATGCTGCCCGACGACGCGGACAAGAGCCCGAAGATCGGTGTGGGCGAAATCAACTTCGGTGTGTTCCCCATGGCCACCGGCCAGAGCCGACTGCAGCGCCGCTTCTACGACGAAGCCCCTGCGCTGGAAGCTGTGCGCGCAGTGATCGGCCAGCAACTCGACGCGGATGCCGCCTTCAAGCTGGGTCTGGTCACCAGCAACCCCGACGACATCGACTGGGCTGACGAGACCCGCATCGCCATCGAAGAGCGTGTGTCCATGAGCCCCGACGCACTCACCGGCATGGAAGCCAACCTGCGCTTCAACGGCCCGGAAAACATGTTCACCCGCGTGTTCGGGCGGCTCACCGCCTGGCAGAACTGGATCTTCCAGCGGCCCAATGCCGTTGGAGAGAAGGGCGCCCTGAAGGTGTACGGCAAGGGCGACAAAGCGGCATTCGACTGGAACCGGGTCTGACCTTCAAGGAGACATGACATGAGCACCATCAACTACAGCGAGAAGATCCCCAACAACGTCAACCTCGCCGAGGACCGCACCCTGCAGCGCGCGCTGGAGCAGTGGCAGCCCAACTACCTGCAGTGGTGGGACGACATGGGCCCGGACGGCAGCCAGAACTTTGATGTGTACCTGCGCACCGCGGTCAGCGTGGACCCGCAGGGCTGGGCCCAGTTCGGCCACGTCAAGATGCCCGACTACCGCTGGGGCATCTTCCTGAACCCGGGCGAGAAGGACCGCAAGATCCACTTCGGCGACCACAAGGGCGAAGACGCCTGGCAGGACGTGCCCGGGGAATACCGCGCCAACCTGCGCCGCATCATCGTCACGCAAGGCGACACCGAACCCGCCAGCGTGGAGCAGCAGCGCCACCTGGGCCTGACCTGCCCCAGCCAGTACGACCTGCGCAACCTGTTCCAGGTGAACGTGGAAGAGGGCCGCCACCTCTGGGCGATGGTGTATTTGCTGCACAAGTACTTCGGCCGCGACGGCCGCGAAGAAGGCGAAGCCCTGCTGGAACGCCGCAGCGGCCAGGAAGACAACCCGCGCATCCTGCAGGCCTTCAACGAGAAGACGCCCGACTGGCTGAGCTTCTTCATGTTCACCTACTTCACCGACCGCGACGGCAAGTTCCAGCTGTGTGCGCTGGCCGAAAGCAGCTTCGACCCGCTGGCCCGCACCACCAAGTTCATGCTCACCGAAGAGGCGCACCACATGTTCGTGGGCGAGTCGGGCATCAGCCGCGTCATCCAGCGCACCTGCGCCGCCATGAACGAGCTGAAGACCGACGACGTGGCCAAGCTGCGCGCGGCCGGCGTCATCGACCTGCCCACGCTGCAGCGCTACCTGAACTTCCACTTCAGCGTCACCATCGACCTGTTCGGTGCCGATGAGTCGAGCAACGCCGCCACCTTCTATTCCACCGGCCTGAAGGGCCGCTACGAAGAAGGCAAGCGCGTGGACGACCACCAGCTGCGCGGCCAGACCTACAGGGTCATCAACGCGGTGAATGGCGCCCTGGTAGAGAAGGAAGTGCCGATGCTCAACGCGCTGAACGAGGTGCTGCGCGACGACTACATCAAGGACAGCGTTTCCGGCGTGGAGCGCTGGAACAAGGTGATCGAAAAGGCCGGCATCCCCTTCCGCCTGAAGACGCCGCACAAGGCCTTCCACCGCAACATCGGCGCGCTGTCCGGCGTGAAGGTGTCGCCCGACGGTCGCGTGGTGAGCGAAGCCGAATGGCAGGCCAAGGTGGACGACTGGCTGCCCAGCGGTGCCGATCGCGC encodes the following:
- a CDS encoding shikimate kinase (PFAM: Shikimate kinase; Helix-turn-helix) produces the protein MSSTMMHPGERPPLATDNGHEPEERHPFLAALGDRVRSLRSRRGMTRKAVALAADVSERHLANLEYGIGNPSVLVLLQVAGALQCSLAELLGDVTTTSPEWLLLRELLENRNEDTLRRVREAVGELLGTGGAHGQTQARSSRVALVGLRGAGKSTLGQLLADDLGFPFVELSREIEKFAGCSVGEIQALYGQSAYRRYERRALEEAIQIYPEAVIATPGGLVSDAATFNLLLAHCTTVWLKASAEDHMQRVRAQGDMRPMAANPEAMEDLKGILAGRAAFYSKAEFSLDTSAQALEPSFTALRALVRGALELPA
- a CDS encoding subtilisin-like serine protease (PFAM: Subtilase family); amino-acid sequence: MQTLSLPLRAALAACLLVLGASAQAQRFDAGRPANAGPEATDRLIVKYRSAGTSALPTAAAAARTENALRVAANRQGVSLGRLRDLANGAQVLRANRTLRHDEALALAASLRAGDPDIEYAEPDLRLQTLGVPNDSLYAQQWAWSDTTAGVRAPAAWDRSSGAGVVVAVVDTGVRPHADLKANLLAGYDFITDTAIAGDGNGRDADPSDPGDFTSAGQCGSGSAASTSSWHGTHVAGIVAAVANNASGVAGLAHGAKLLPLRVLGRCGGYTSDIADAITWAAGNAVTGLPTNTTPARVINLSLGGSGACGTTMQSAINAARAKGAVVVVAAGNSATDAASATPANCSGTIVVAATGKTGGKASYSNSGATVTLAAPGGDSGYGILSTLNAGSSTPGADSYAAYMGTSMATPVVAATAALMLASNATLTPDQVATLLKGSARAFPAACSGCGAGLVDANAAVAAAQGSTVTPTPTPTPVVSVLAVTDKEPNNSLGGAQAVASLPARVGGSIASTSDNDYFKLSLPAGAKLVATLTQGSSSAFSLAAYTASGALVVSASGSAGLTRQFTITNAGTSAAPLVLRVWRASGATGAYQLSLAL
- a CDS encoding Major Facilitator Superfamily transporter (PFAM: Major Facilitator Superfamily): MRLPNLLATRRGRLVAFFFLYVTEGIPLGFAATAIATQLRRQDVGPAEIGAFVASFYLPWAFKWAFGPVIDVFSSERLGRRRGWILGTQLMLILTLLACTTIQLPAQLGLLTAVLLIHNSFGAMQDVAIDALAVTTLHPDERGLANGMMFGGAAIGQGIGGSGVLFLMPVLGVAGGFVFVAACIALVTVFIVLPLQEPATPLADRREGGLGAAVAAMKAFSAEAFRSFLGTRGAYVGMLFSLLPAGAMGLGLALQSNLAVEVGMSDDSVAWLALWTQVISAVFMVVGGQLSDRWGRRRTLGVYLSLMSLPALYMMGVLLDHQWVMPVPQNAAEGARRVAPAALVTAVWVATLTYSVAQGLMYGTRSALLMDVTNPKVAATQFTAYMAMMNLVISYSAAWQGIAIETLGYPKTLLIDAITGLLCVALLPWIKPSTVNEDGHGAARARRTAWVLAIGCLAWLPYRSGLFSAGAAAPMFETLFTLVFVAAAVFLATGSMVLGAAAGRLGRLGLWLAPLLLAMYLRKWWPQAGALYLLVPALAAGVLLAQARQAWSGLKGAGAVPATAALA
- a CDS encoding benzoyl-CoA-dihydrodiol lyase (PFAM: Enoyl-CoA hydratase/isomerase family~TIGRFAM: benzoyl-CoA-dihydrodiol lyase), encoding MSTAPRVDYQTDPSRYRHWKLKFEGPVATLAADFDENAGLAPGYKLKLNSYDLGVDIELNDAINRIRFEHPEVRTVVLTSAKDKVFCSGANIFMLGVSTHAWKVNFCKFTNETRNGFEDSSAHSGLKFLAAVNGACAGGGYELALACDEIILVDDRSSAVSLPEVPLLGVLPGTGGLTRVTDKRHVRHDLADIFCTTSEGVRGQKAKDWRLVDDIAKPAQFAAKVQERALQLAEKSDRPANGQGVALTPLNRTVEADSLRYGHVSVTIDRAGRTATFTVKAPQGAQPTDVAGIEAAGSNWYPLQLARELEDAILSMRTNELDTGTWLIKTEGDAAAVAAMDATLLAHKNHWLVRETIGLLRRTFSRLDVSSRSLFALIEPGSCFVGSFLELALACDRSYQLMLPDDADKSPKIGVGEINFGVFPMATGQSRLQRRFYDEAPALEAVRAVIGQQLDADAAFKLGLVTSNPDDIDWADETRIAIEERVSMSPDALTGMEANLRFNGPENMFTRVFGRLTAWQNWIFQRPNAVGEKGALKVYGKGDKAAFDWNRV